CCGGGTTCGGCTTCTTCCAGATAGGGGTGCACTTCCTGGACGCCATATCGGTCGCTCCTGGCCCGACTTCGGTTTTCAGGAAAAGCGCGCTGGAGAAAGTCGGGGGTTTCGACGAGCGCAACATAACCGAAGACCTGGAAATAGTGTGGAGGCTCAGGAAGAACGGGTACCGGATAGGGCACACGCCCAACGCCGTGATATACACTGAGGTGCCCGGGGACATAGTGAGCCTGCTCAAGCAGAGGATACGCTGGTACAGGGGGAAGTTCTACAACGTCCAGAAGCATTCGGACGTGCTGTTCAACCCGAAGTACGGGCTTTTCTCCACGCTCGTGGTCCCGTTTTCCTTCGCAGGGGAATTTACCGGCGTGGCGCTCAGCTTCTCGTTCGCTTACATAACCCTCACCCAGCTGGTGTGGAGCGCCCAGTACGCATGGACCACGCTCGCAGTGGGCGTGCCGTTTTCCATAGGAAGTGCCGGATTGGTGGTGAGCGCGTCCGCGGTGATAATGGGCTTCATGCTCATGTGCCCGCTGGTACTGGTGGTGTACCTAAGCTATGCCATCGCTGGCAGGAGCATAGGAATCCGGGACGTTCCGACCATACTCCTGTTCTTCCTGCTGTACGGCCCGCTCATTTCGCTGTTCTACTGCATAACCTTCTTAAAGGAGGTAAACCGGAGTGATTACACATGGAAGTGAAGAACCAGATACTCCTGAAGGCGGCACTGGTCACGATAGCGCTTTTCGCGGCCTCGCTGTACGTGGGATACAGCATCGAGTCCCAGAGCTACACCAGCACGGAAAGCAAGCTGAACGAGTTCCACGAGGAGCTTGAGAGCGCGCTCCTGTTCTCGCTTTTCATCCAGACGCACAACCAGAGCGAGTCCACCTGCGCGGTGCTCAGGGACCAGCTGGACGGAAGCGGCCAGAACGCCCTTGAGCTTTACGAGGAGCTGGAGACCAACAAGGGCACGGTGTTCACCAAGTACGACCAGCTCAGGGGCAGGTACTTCCTGGCAAACATGAGGTTCTACCTGATGCTCAGGGAGTACACGCAGGTGTGCAGCGACCATGAGCTGGAGCCGATACTGTTTTTTTACAAGACGTACGGCGACTGCCCGTCCTGCTACGCGCAGGGAAGGGTCCTGGACACCGTGCGCGCTGAGTGCGAAAACGCGAGGGTGTTCGCATTCCCGGCCGATTCAGAGGACCTGGCCATGATACGGGCGTTCAAAACATACTACAGCATAAACGGCACGCCTTCGCTCGTGATACGGGACGCTACGTACGATGGCATGGTGGAGACGGGCAGGATAAAGGCGCTAATAGGGTGCTGAAAAAGAGGCGCGACTGCGCGCGGGCGGCGGGTTTTTCTTGCCCGTTGCAGTTGGTCATCTCCACAGAGTTTCAGGCACTTTCTTTTTGTAATTTATGCTCCTTGCGAACACGAAGAGCAGGTCGCCCAGCCTATTCAGGTAAACCGGTATGGCGTC
This genomic stretch from Candidatus Micrarchaeia archaeon harbors:
- a CDS encoding glycosyltransferase family 2 protein, which produces MSLNVKGEPRPALTLLVIIAIGVMVGMVIRSGNYFWLMVIPNTFALALIIVILFAYGAAGSYGKSGRKSLPRLSVIIPSYNSKSTIFKTLGAVKASVYPGKMEVIVVDDGSTDGSRELLGSAKGIRLLALEKNEGKAGAINAALKSATGEVVACVDSDSYPEPEAFAEAVSVLMEDEEIGVVSCFVKVANPDNLLKKFQDIEFLTGFGFFQIGVHFLDAISVAPGPTSVFRKSALEKVGGFDERNITEDLEIVWRLRKNGYRIGHTPNAVIYTEVPGDIVSLLKQRIRWYRGKFYNVQKHSDVLFNPKYGLFSTLVVPFSFAGEFTGVALSFSFAYITLTQLVWSAQYAWTTLAVGVPFSIGSAGLVVSASAVIMGFMLMCPLVLVVYLSYAIAGRSIGIRDVPTILLFFLLYGPLISLFYCITFLKEVNRSDYTWK